In Deinococcus aerius, the following proteins share a genomic window:
- a CDS encoding phosphatase PAP2 family protein — METFWLAVTNLGRDEVFIVVLALYTWLVNPRGGRNLGVAFALSYLVNTALKFGFNEPRPFTANPGQVSEAARVTALGPGLPSGHTQMAATLWGGIAVQVGRTGMWVVALVLIALIGLSRVALGVHYPLDVLVGLLLGAAFAGLAASGRFPQAEALRWIIPVILLVLAAFLPTGTPREYGTSLGLLAGFWFVRPTFTPPRDWAGRLIVALIGLVVVFAVYFGLSALPQAFKDIGLVRALRYALLVVVAVELVPLLLRRWLARG; from the coding sequence ATGGAAACGTTTTGGCTGGCCGTCACGAACCTGGGGCGTGACGAGGTGTTCATTGTCGTCCTGGCGCTGTACACCTGGCTGGTGAACCCCCGGGGCGGGCGGAACCTGGGTGTCGCCTTCGCCCTCTCGTATCTGGTGAACACGGCCCTCAAGTTCGGCTTCAATGAACCCCGCCCCTTCACGGCCAACCCCGGGCAGGTCAGCGAGGCCGCCCGCGTCACCGCCCTCGGCCCCGGCCTGCCCAGCGGCCACACCCAGATGGCCGCCACGCTCTGGGGCGGCATCGCCGTGCAGGTCGGGCGCACGGGCATGTGGGTCGTCGCCCTCGTGCTGATCGCGCTGATCGGCCTTTCACGGGTGGCCCTGGGCGTTCACTACCCCCTCGACGTGCTCGTGGGGTTGCTGCTGGGGGCGGCCTTTGCCGGGCTGGCCGCGAGCGGGCGCTTTCCGCAGGCAGAGGCGCTGCGCTGGATCATCCCCGTCATCCTCCTCGTCCTCGCCGCGTTCCTGCCGACGGGGACGCCGCGCGAGTACGGCACCTCGCTGGGGCTGTTGGCGGGCTTCTGGTTCGTGCGCCCAACCTTCACCCCGCCGCGCGACTGGGCGGGCCGCCTCATCGTCGCCCTGATCGGCCTGGTGGTCGTATTTGCCGTGTACTTCGGGCTGAGCGCCCTGCCGCAGGCGTTCAAGGACATTGGCCTGGTGCGGGCGCTGCGCTACGCCCTGCTGGTCGTCGTGGCGGTGGAACTCGTGCCCCTGCTGCTGAGGCGCTGGCTGGCGAGGGGATA